AAAAAGCTGAAAGGCTTAGAAAATTAAAAGCTCTATATAAAGAGTTACAAAGCCATGAGAGCAAAGACCTCTTTGACCCGAACTACCGTCGAATGAAATATGTGAGATACGCTGATGATTTTATTATCGGGGTTATTGGCAGTAATAAAGAAGCTGAACAAATCAAGAAGGATTTAACAGATTACCTAGCAGATAAACTCAAATTAGAATTAAGTGCTGAAAAAACGTTGATAACAAATAGTAAGACAAACGCTAGATTTCTAGGATACGACATTCGAGTAGCAAGAGATTGGCAAAGAATGAAAATGTCAAATGGTACGAAAAAGCGAAAGTTCAACTATCAAACGAAGCTATTCGTACCACATGAGAAATATATCAAAAAACTCATCAATTTAGGTGCATTAAAAATTGGCAGCAACAATGGGTGGAAACCTGTTCATCGTCCGTATCTAGTGCATAACGATGACCTTGAAATTCTTCGTACGTATAATGCGGAAATTGAAGGATTATATCATTATTTTCGTCTAGCAAGCAATGTGCATGTACTTCAATCTTTCCGTCAAACAATGAAATACAGCATGATTAAAACGTATGCCAGTAAATATAAAAGTACCGTTAGTAAAATCATTACAGAATTTTCGATAAACGGGAAATTCGGTATACATTATAAAACGAAGGATGGTCCTAAAATTGCCTTTTTTACGGAACAACGAATGGAAAAGAACTCGGAAATCAATAAACAATCAGTCGATATAATTGAAAATACGTTACTTTACGGTGGCAGAACAAGCCTCATTGAACGCCTCTTAGCTGAAAAGTGTGAATGGTGTGGTGCAGAAAATGTTCCATTAGAAATGCATCATGTCAATAAACTTAAAGATTTAAAAGGTAAGAAACGATGGGAACAAACCATGATTGCAAGAAATCGCAAGACGATTGCCATGTGTGTAAAATGCCACCATGACTTACACAATGGAAAGTTAGATTGATAAATGGAAAGCCGTATACTCTGAGAGGAGTACGTACGGTTTGGAGGGGAGTTCTTGGAAACCTACTTAGGCAACTAAGCAAGGCGCCGGGTTCTTACCCTACTTTAACGAAGCATTAATGAGAAGTGCTGCTTCCGTTATTGTAGCTCATAACCATCCATCCGGGCATTCGGTTCCTTCACGTGAGGATATTGAAGTCACGAAGAGACTAGTTGAAGTTGGGAAAATTGTAGGTATCGAGGTTTTAGACCACATTGTTGTGGCAGCCAATGATTTTACATCTATAAAGGAAAAGGGTCATGTTTGATCAACAGCTACAGCAATCTCATTGCTTAAGGATAAGAGAGGGCATGACTTTAAATAAAGGAGATAGAGTAGAAGTTTACTATAACCTTGTTAAAGGTGGAATTTTTTCAATTAAAAGCCTGGTAAAAGGTACATGTTATGGGAAGGTGGTTGCCTATGCCCCCACTGTACTTATGTCTAATGGGAAATTCGTAGTTAGTAAGCCAGGTATTGAAAAAATAAGAAGTGAGCAACGAAAAAGAGTTTGTGCAGTTGTTCGCGGAACCTTTGAGGGAATAGGTTCTCCTATAAACGGAGAAAAGGTCTATTTTAACCCTTACATTACTGACTTATTTACAAGAGCATCTGATGGAGTTGAAGTACATTCAGCCGAGATGATCTATTTTTATAACAATATTTGTGAGGTTCATTAATTACACATTTTAGGAGGATGAAAGATGAAAGCGAAATTTCGTACTGAAAAGGTTGAATATGTAATAGAAAATGGTGGTTATTCTCGAAATGGACATTTTGTACAAGGAGAGGTTAAGTTAAAGTCACTATCTATTGGAAGTGAAGCTCAGATTGAAATAAAAACAGGAGCATACACTCAACTTATTCGTACTGATATTGTTCATTCAATTGATCTTTGCCCAGCTATCTTTAAAATGCAAATGGCTACTGAAGTCCATCCGTATCGTATTAAAGTGGTAAATAAGAATTCTAAACCAGGGATTTTTATGAAAATCGGTACAGAGAAGGAAATTCAAGCTTATGTAAAAGATAGATTTAAGGGTAAAAGAGTAACATACGCAATTGAGCCAATCCCTACAAGATTGGAGCTGGTTCAATAATGAAGACTTATAATGTAGGTGAAAAAATCGAAGTGATTTTAAAAGGGAATAAAAAACCGATTAAAGCCGAATTCGTAAAATGGCAACCTATTGAAGATCGAGCGGGCAACTTCTTTTTAGTTTTAAACTTTAAGGGAGAACTGCGATATATCATCGATGGATTTATTGGTTTTATTAATGGACAACCTTTTACACCAATTGAGCTTAGTAGGGTAAGTAATTAAATAATACATTACTTAGAAAACCGATTC
The window above is part of the Metabacillus sp. B2-18 genome. Proteins encoded here:
- the ltrA gene encoding group II intron reverse transcriptase/maturase, which translates into the protein MRNPKVVLNSLTSKAQNKTYVFERLYRNLYNTEFYLAAYAKLYSNKGSNTKGVNNDTIDGISLERIERLIEKLKEQSYQPKPARRTYIPKKNGKPRPLGIPTFEDKLVQEVVRSILESIYEPQFSNHSHGFRPNRSCHTALKEIRNTFTGTRWFIEGDIKGFFDNIDHHVLIGLLRKRIRDEKLINLIWKFLRAGYVEEWTFHKTYSGTPQGGIISPLLSNIYLHELDKYVEQYALDYNKGKKRRHNLIYHNVASKINHSKSKNKRDWERLTEEEKAERLRKLKALYKELQSHESKDLFDPNYRRMKYVRYADDFIIGVIGSNKEAEQIKKDLTDYLADKLKLELSAEKTLITNSKTNARFLGYDIRVARDWQRMKMSNGTKKRKFNYQTKLFVPHEKYIKKLINLGALKIGSNNGWKPVHRPYLVHNDDLEILRTYNAEIEGLYHYFRLASNVHVLQSFRQTMKYSMIKTYASKYKSTVSKIITEFSINGKFGIHYKTKDGPKIAFFTEQRMEKNSEINKQSVDIIENTLLYGGRTSLIERLLAEKCEWCGAENVPLEMHHVNKLKDLKGKKRWEQTMIARNRKTIAMCVKCHHDLHNGKLD